In the Hordeum vulgare subsp. vulgare chromosome 7H, MorexV3_pseudomolecules_assembly, whole genome shotgun sequence genome, one interval contains:
- the LOC123407439 gene encoding protein ALTERED PHOSPHATE STARVATION RESPONSE 1-like, with translation MGCGHSKLPRGRGDQDAAVALCRDRSALLADAIRHRYALAHAHRAYAASLRAAAAALHDFLLLQPPPPLEPPALPPRLPERRKGDPLPAADAPNNKDDDDGGHIRFHSDDEDGSDGAHIRFPSDDEDDDAHPHVPCLQPLPPAPPPPPQQVAPPYYSQYAPPLYSHVPGPAYGYGPDMDGYGHGFFNISYARSQPPPPSVSHEHRTQATNATVHYYPGNGASGTPLHGSYYGGYQYRYPNDGGFHEAPASSVDGAAPSPPRVSSWDFFNPFESVESYYREEPAAVAAHTPNRTSKVAQEGGRNPELNNAEVEEVVVKEARSIGNHDSEGDRAALDKDERRSSVGEEPNRKSKSSEASSSTMVHDVHVVEKSVVEDHSDAPAVPGKAYNDDIEVSQEIRSQFEHAANSAANVSKVLEVGKMPYHHKSPALKVSSSMMICGRPSIGEEFLQFVEDKATEHGNLSSTLQKLYMWEKKLLEELKTEEKMRVLYDKKCEELKVLCERGAEAHKLEAIETYTRKLSTKISVAIQVVNTISKKINKLRDEELWPQTNELIQGLMEMWHAMSECHKIQCHAMSQAKNIDSTVAATRFSEAHIDLIKRLELELLDLVASFAAWVNGQTSYIGTINDWLKKGIDYVPEVTDDGTPPFSPGRLGAPPIFIICNDWATGIARIPETGVVDTMQAFASQVLHLWEKHRLEWRQGMMANRDMDRELRVMERDETSMRKALEAQNNKLVLVSNQSGVSLSAQAVRDGDPSSEVGLQSCMSRFFEAMESFSAACANAYKDLHLRCEEERTRPAQETDKVS, from the exons ATGGGGTGCGGCCACTCCAAGCTGCCCCGTGGCCGTGGGGATCAGGACGCGGCGGTCGCGCTCTGCCGCGACCGCTCCGCGCTGCTGGCCGACGCCATTCGCCACCGCTACGCCCTCGCCCACGCCCACCGCGCCTACGCCGCCTcgctgcgcgccgccgccgccgcgctgcACGACTTCCTCCtgctgcagccgccgccgccgctcgagcCCCCCGCCCTACCGCCGCGCCTCCCCGAGCGCCGGAAGGGTGACCCGCTCCCCGCCGCCGACGCgcccaacaacaaggacgatgacgacggcggccACAtacgcttccactcggacgacgaAGACGGCTCCGACGGCGCGCACATCAGGTTCCCgtccgacgacgaagacgacgatgccCACCCGCATGTCCCATGCCTCCAGCCCCTCCCGcccgcgccaccgccgccgccgcagcaggTGGCCCCGCCTTACTATTCTCAATACGCTCCGCCCCTCTACAGCCACGTCCCCGGCCCCGCGTATGGGTACGGGCCCGACATGGACGGCTATGGACATGGTTTCTTCAACATCAGCTATGCCCgcagccagccgccgccgccgtctgtGTCACACGAGCACCGCACCCAAGCCACCAATGCCACCGTCCATTACTACCCGGGCAATGGTGCCTCCGGCACACCGCTGCACGGCTCTTACTACGGCGGCTACCAGTACCGGTACCCCAACGACGGCGGCTTCCACGAGGCGCCAGCCTCCTCCGTCGATGGGGCTGCGCCGTCGCCGCCGCGGGTGTCGAGCTGGGACTTCTTTAACCCGTTTGAGTCAGTCGAAAGCTACTACCGAGAGGAGCCGGCTGCCGTGGCGGCCCATACCCCTAACCGGACCTCCAAGGTCGCGCAGGAGGGGGGCCGAAACCCGGAATTGAACAACGCGGAGGTGGAAGAAGTGGTCGTCAAGGAAGCACGCAGCATTGGCAACCACGACAGTGAAGGCGACAGAGCTGCGCTCGACAAGGACGAAAGGAGGAGCAGTGTCGGCGAGGAGCCGAACAGGAAGTCCAAGTCGTCAGAGGCAAGCAGTAGCACTATGGTTCATGATGTCCATGTAGTGGAGAAAAGTGTTGTGGAAGATCATTCAGATGCCCCTGCGGTTCCCGGGAAGGCCTACAATGATGATATTGAGGTGTCACAGGAGATCAGGTCGCAGTTCGAGCATGCTGCGAATTCTGCAGCCAATGTGTCCAAGGTGCTCGAAGTTGGGAAGATGCCTTACCACCACAAGAGCCCAGCACTGAAAG TATCCTCATCAATGATGATTTGTGGGCGGCCTTCAATCGGCGAGGAGTTCCTGCAGTTTGTGGAGGACAAAGCTACAGAACATGGCAACCTTTCTTCTACATTGCAGAAGCTCTACATGTGGGAGAAGAAGCTTCTCGAAGAACTCAAG ACCGAGGAGAAGATGAGGGTGCTGTATGATAAAAAATGTGAGGAGCTAAAAGTTCTGTGTGAGAGAGGTGCTGAAGCTCATAAACTTGAGgcaattgaaacttataccaggAAGCTATCGACAAAAATAAGCGTTGCCATTCAGGTTGTCAACACTATTTCAAAGAAGATCAATAAGCTGAGAGATGAAGAATTATGGCCGCAGACAAATGAGCTGATTCAAGG GTTGATGGAAATGTGGCATGCCATGTCAGAATGCCATAAAATCCAGTGCCATGCCATGTCCCAAGCTAAAAACATTGACTCTACTGTCGCAGCTACAAGATTCAGTGAAGCTCATATCGACTTAATCAAGCGCCTAGAGCTTGAGTTGTTGGATTTGGTTGCCAGTTTTGCTGCATGGGTTAATGGACAAACGAGCTACATTGGCACTATAAATGACTGGCTGAAGAAGGGGATTGACTATGTGCCTGAAGTGACCGATGACGGCACTCCTCCCTTCTCTCCAGGGCGCCTGGGAGCACCCCCCATTTTCATCATCTGTAATGATTGGGCGACCGGAATCGCGAGGATACCCGAGACGGGAGTAGTAGACACCATGCAGGCTTTTGCCTCCCAGGTTCTGCACCTGTGGGAGAAGCACAGGTTAGAGTGGAGGCAGGGGATGATGGCCAACAGAGATATGGACAGGGAGCTTAGAGTGATGGAGAGGGATGAAACGTCGATGCGCAAGGCCCTCGAAGCACAGAATAATAAGCTCGTGCTTGTTTCGAACCAGAGCGGCGTATCCTTATCTGCACAGGCTGTACGGGATGGTGATCCATCCTCTGAAGTGGGTTTGCAATCATGCATGAGCAGGTTTTTCGAAGCAATGGAGAGCTTCTCCGCCGCCTGCGCAAATGCGTACAAGGATCTCCATCTTCGTTGTGAAGAAGAGAGAACTCGGCCTGCCCAAGAGACTGACAAAGTTTCCTAG